Proteins from one Microbacterium sp. Root553 genomic window:
- a CDS encoding glycoside hydrolase domain-containing protein: protein MRLTPADGPLDPPSSRPGVGVLRGPVFAFAVDPSVGAQRIDVPGLDDVPVTPDTVLHWAFYADGDAATLAPHAALAVTVDARAVDGTRLSDVAAVRDRYDVPLTPEAQFAARWSMPEQWNADTVSLAPMHADSTRRTSVTVELVLGTGSLAGSSGLPAQVTGFVQCVIAEQPAIDEALPPVERVDTRRGSHSGPRFSRGNTIPAVALPHGFTFVTPATDASDTRWPYRPGIHDDPPGRRLEALQFSHQPSPWIGDRSVLQLMPFDGRPTSERAARRRWITPGTERARPHEYAVELGGGLRAEMTATSHTAAFRVHSTDTGTGTDTDAGAIVGFVIDQPTDEGRLVWTDDGFAGWTPEGPEDWGNAPRCYFAGTVRRREGDDAADLHGALDDDGRARVAGYVGGHGSLEVRVAVSFLSVEQARRSLDLEAPADVTYDELRATAAASWNRVLGRVTIPPLPAAHAPHRRLAHEENRDRLAAALHRMHLYPNTAAENTGTADAPAWRFADVFAAREPFGERETSAPIVDGELVVNNGYWDTYRTEWPALALLDPALTGRLLDGQLAQYRRGGWMARWSAPAYVDSMVGTSSDQIFADAARWGVDFDRREAFESGWRNACEPGPDALRGRKGIGRGRFTGYISSDVPEGMSWTIENAVSDAALGRFAAQLASDPHASPTDAARYRAFARYFANRALSYRSLFNPATRFFRGRDDRGSFSSEPFDPRVWGGDNVETNAWGMSVGAVHDGAGLAALHGGPADFGRHLDALFAEPETAHEQFGGSYGAVIHEQREARALRSGMCAISNQPAHHIPFMYAHSDRPWRAAAVVHDLAGRLFAGAHIGQGFPGDEDNGEMSAWWLWAALGLYPLELASGVLRIGSPLLDDVRVDRGDGSTLRIRSHRRSPSAHVLHEARLNGIPLTTAELPADALVGDAVLDLVFGDSSDDGLEEAAKTDAAPWRPDLTASDGATIASEGVRHAERVVDDGEPVGAGGVVLRPGEWIGWRFAEARAVSDVSVTMVSAASSTALVWETETTSGWEPVAVTADTELPADRTTPFTLAARTVTSALRVRAEAEVTVRQLELFDLD, encoded by the coding sequence GTGCGGCTGACCCCGGCCGACGGTCCGCTCGATCCTCCCTCGTCGCGACCGGGGGTGGGCGTGCTGCGCGGCCCGGTCTTCGCCTTCGCCGTCGACCCGTCGGTCGGCGCGCAGCGGATCGATGTGCCCGGCCTCGACGATGTGCCGGTCACCCCCGACACGGTGCTGCACTGGGCGTTCTACGCCGACGGCGACGCGGCGACGCTCGCCCCTCATGCGGCTCTGGCCGTGACGGTGGATGCGCGAGCGGTCGACGGGACGAGACTGAGCGACGTCGCCGCCGTGCGCGACCGCTACGACGTCCCCCTCACTCCGGAGGCGCAGTTCGCGGCGCGCTGGAGCATGCCCGAGCAGTGGAACGCCGACACGGTGAGCCTCGCTCCGATGCATGCGGATTCGACGCGCCGCACCTCGGTCACCGTCGAGCTGGTGCTCGGCACCGGGTCGCTGGCGGGCTCGAGCGGGCTCCCCGCGCAGGTCACGGGCTTCGTGCAGTGCGTCATCGCCGAGCAGCCCGCCATCGACGAGGCCCTCCCTCCGGTCGAGCGCGTCGACACGCGCCGCGGCAGCCACTCCGGACCCCGGTTCTCGCGGGGGAACACCATCCCTGCGGTCGCCCTGCCGCACGGGTTCACGTTCGTCACCCCGGCCACCGACGCCTCCGACACCCGCTGGCCCTACCGCCCCGGCATCCACGACGACCCGCCAGGACGGCGTCTCGAGGCCCTGCAGTTCTCGCACCAGCCGAGTCCGTGGATCGGCGACCGCTCGGTGCTGCAGCTGATGCCGTTCGACGGGCGGCCGACGTCCGAGCGCGCGGCGCGCCGCCGGTGGATCACCCCCGGCACAGAGCGCGCACGCCCCCATGAGTACGCCGTCGAACTCGGAGGCGGGCTCCGGGCGGAGATGACCGCGACCTCGCACACCGCCGCATTCCGCGTGCACAGCACCGACACCGGCACCGGCACCGACACCGACGCGGGAGCGATCGTCGGGTTCGTGATCGATCAGCCCACCGACGAGGGACGCCTGGTGTGGACCGACGACGGCTTCGCCGGCTGGACGCCGGAGGGTCCCGAGGACTGGGGCAACGCTCCCCGCTGCTACTTCGCCGGCACCGTGCGGCGACGCGAGGGGGACGATGCGGCTGATCTGCACGGCGCCCTCGACGACGACGGCAGGGCCCGGGTCGCCGGGTACGTCGGCGGACACGGCTCCCTCGAGGTGCGCGTGGCGGTGTCGTTCCTCTCGGTGGAGCAGGCCAGACGCAGCCTCGACCTCGAGGCACCCGCAGACGTCACCTACGACGAGCTTCGGGCGACCGCCGCGGCGTCGTGGAACCGCGTGCTGGGGCGCGTCACGATCCCGCCCCTGCCCGCGGCGCACGCTCCCCACCGCCGACTGGCCCACGAGGAGAACCGCGACCGCCTCGCCGCCGCTCTGCACCGGATGCATCTGTACCCGAACACCGCCGCCGAGAACACCGGAACGGCGGATGCGCCCGCCTGGCGGTTCGCCGACGTGTTCGCCGCGCGGGAGCCGTTCGGCGAGCGCGAGACGAGCGCGCCGATCGTCGACGGCGAACTCGTCGTGAACAACGGCTACTGGGACACCTATCGCACCGAATGGCCTGCGCTGGCTCTGCTCGATCCCGCGCTGACCGGCCGGCTGCTCGACGGCCAGCTCGCGCAGTACCGACGGGGAGGCTGGATGGCGCGTTGGAGCGCTCCGGCATACGTCGACAGCATGGTGGGCACATCGAGCGACCAGATCTTCGCGGACGCCGCGCGCTGGGGCGTCGATTTCGATCGGCGCGAGGCGTTCGAGAGCGGCTGGCGCAACGCGTGCGAGCCCGGCCCCGACGCGCTGCGCGGCCGCAAGGGCATCGGGCGGGGCCGCTTCACCGGCTACATCTCGTCGGACGTCCCCGAGGGCATGAGCTGGACGATCGAGAACGCGGTGAGCGACGCCGCCCTCGGCCGGTTCGCCGCGCAGCTCGCGTCCGACCCCCATGCCTCGCCGACGGATGCCGCGCGCTACCGCGCCTTCGCCCGCTACTTCGCGAACCGCGCACTGTCGTATCGCTCGCTGTTCAACCCCGCGACCCGGTTCTTCCGCGGCCGCGATGACCGCGGATCGTTCTCCTCCGAGCCCTTCGATCCCCGCGTCTGGGGCGGCGACAACGTCGAGACGAACGCCTGGGGGATGTCGGTCGGAGCCGTGCACGACGGGGCGGGCCTCGCCGCACTCCACGGCGGCCCGGCGGACTTCGGTCGTCACCTCGATGCGCTGTTCGCCGAACCGGAGACCGCGCACGAGCAGTTCGGCGGCTCCTACGGCGCCGTGATCCATGAGCAGCGGGAGGCCAGGGCGCTGCGCTCGGGCATGTGCGCGATCTCGAATCAGCCCGCCCACCATATCCCGTTCATGTACGCGCACAGCGACCGACCGTGGCGCGCGGCAGCGGTCGTGCACGACCTCGCCGGTCGATTGTTCGCGGGCGCCCACATCGGCCAGGGATTCCCCGGCGACGAAGACAACGGCGAGATGAGCGCGTGGTGGCTCTGGGCGGCGCTCGGGCTCTATCCGCTCGAACTCGCCTCGGGAGTCCTGCGCATCGGCTCGCCCCTGCTCGACGACGTGCGCGTCGACCGCGGGGACGGATCGACGCTGCGCATCCGCTCCCACCGCCGCTCGCCGAGCGCGCATGTGCTGCACGAGGCGCGCCTGAACGGCATCCCGCTCACGACAGCCGAGCTGCCCGCCGATGCCCTCGTCGGCGACGCGGTGCTCGACCTCGTCTTCGGCGACTCCTCGGACGACGGGCTCGAAGAGGCTGCGAAGACGGATGCTGCGCCGTGGCGCCCCGACCTGACGGCGAGCGACGGCGCGACCATCGCGTCCGAGGGCGTCCGTCACGCGGAGCGCGTCGTCGACGACGGCGAACCCGTCGGCGCCGGCGGCGTCGTCCTGCGGCCGGGCGAGTGGATCGGCTGGCGATTCGCCGAGGCTCGGGCGGTCAGCGACGTCTCGGTCACGATGGTGTCCGCGGCATCCTCGACCGCTCTCGTGTGGGAGACGGAGACGACGAGCGGCTGGGAGCCGGTCGCCGTCACCGCCGACACGGAACTCCCGGCCGACCGCACGACGCCGTTCACCCTCGCCGCACGCACGGTGACCTCGGCCCTCCGCGTGCGCGCGGAGGCCGAGGTCACCGTGCGACAGCTCGAGCTCTTCGATCTGGACTGA
- a CDS encoding carbohydrate ABC transporter permease, whose product MSTLTPPRLDPERRPDDRTPPATRERIFRRRGSGDFSTPTLGGLIGRYALLLLVLVLVIGPFVWQLSTSFKGPQENIYSFPPDLIPRDPTLQNYLTVADVVPVYLYAWHSLLVSIGTVVSNVVLATFAGYALGCMKFRGKWIVMAILLSTLLFPGEVTVTSNFLTIRALGLADTLWGVFLPGAIGAMNVLLIATACRMIPKDVLDAATVDGATTWQRIRHIVWPNIRGMVSVVAIFAFIGAWDDYLWPLIVLSDPSKYTLTVGMAYLNSSFSVDPRLIAAGTMIALVPIIIMFSFTQRFFFRGVQEGAVKG is encoded by the coding sequence ATGAGCACGCTCACCCCTCCCCGCCTCGACCCCGAGCGGCGCCCCGACGATCGGACGCCACCCGCCACCCGTGAGCGCATCTTCCGCCGTCGCGGCTCCGGCGACTTCAGCACCCCGACGCTCGGCGGGCTGATCGGGCGCTACGCCCTGCTGCTGCTGGTGCTGGTGCTGGTCATCGGCCCGTTCGTCTGGCAGCTCTCGACCTCGTTCAAGGGACCCCAGGAGAACATCTACTCCTTTCCCCCTGACCTGATCCCGCGCGATCCGACCCTGCAGAACTACCTCACGGTCGCCGACGTCGTGCCCGTGTACCTCTACGCATGGCACTCGCTGCTGGTGTCGATCGGCACCGTCGTGAGCAACGTCGTGCTCGCCACGTTCGCCGGCTACGCCCTCGGATGCATGAAGTTCCGCGGCAAGTGGATCGTCATGGCCATCCTGCTCTCCACCCTGCTGTTCCCCGGCGAGGTCACCGTCACGAGCAACTTCCTCACGATCAGGGCGCTCGGCCTCGCCGACACCCTGTGGGGCGTCTTCCTGCCCGGCGCGATCGGCGCGATGAACGTCCTGCTCATCGCGACCGCCTGTCGGATGATCCCCAAGGACGTGCTGGATGCCGCGACCGTCGACGGCGCCACGACCTGGCAGCGCATCCGTCACATCGTGTGGCCGAACATCCGCGGCATGGTCTCGGTCGTCGCGATCTTCGCCTTCATCGGTGCCTGGGACGACTACCTCTGGCCGCTGATCGTGCTCTCCGACCCGTCGAAGTACACGCTGACGGTCGGCATGGCGTACCTCAACAGCAGCTTCTCGGTCGATCCGCGCCTGATCGCCGCCGGCACCATGATCGCGCTCGTGCCGATCATCATCATGTTCTCGTTCACGCAGCGCTTCTTCTTCCGTGGCGTGCAGGAGGGCGCGGTGAAGGGGTGA
- a CDS encoding carbohydrate ABC transporter permease, with protein sequence MRSHRWFTPWLLLGPAVVWVLVFALWPFLNTVFLSFTDAKPLRAPAFVGGANYERMFADEMFWNALTTCIIYVVVCVPLLTILPLLLAMLVQKKLPGIAFFRTTFYFPVIASVVVVALIWTWLFDSRGIINQTLEFLGVIDRPMAFLVDRWLLLGCAILLTVWKGLGYYMVVYLAALGNVGKELHEAAMLDGAGAFRRFLSVTIPSVRGAMLLIAVLIAVSAMRVFAELDVLSKGTGGPGGYDLSLVMLIRQVGSGLNGNIGYASAISVALFLLTLLPMAAIAFMNREKKAKVSA encoded by the coding sequence ATGCGATCGCACAGGTGGTTCACCCCCTGGCTCCTCCTCGGCCCCGCCGTCGTCTGGGTGCTGGTGTTCGCGCTCTGGCCGTTCCTCAACACCGTCTTCCTGAGCTTCACCGATGCCAAGCCCCTGCGCGCCCCCGCGTTCGTCGGCGGGGCGAACTACGAGCGGATGTTCGCCGACGAGATGTTCTGGAACGCGCTCACCACGTGCATCATCTACGTGGTGGTGTGCGTGCCGCTGCTCACGATCCTCCCGCTGCTGCTGGCCATGCTCGTGCAGAAGAAGCTGCCGGGCATCGCGTTCTTCCGCACCACGTTCTACTTCCCCGTCATCGCCTCCGTCGTCGTGGTGGCGCTGATCTGGACGTGGCTGTTCGACAGCCGCGGGATCATCAACCAGACGCTGGAGTTCCTCGGCGTCATCGACCGTCCGATGGCCTTCCTGGTGGACCGGTGGCTGCTGCTCGGCTGCGCGATCCTGCTGACCGTCTGGAAGGGACTCGGCTACTACATGGTCGTGTACCTCGCCGCCCTCGGGAACGTCGGCAAGGAGCTGCACGAGGCCGCCATGCTCGACGGCGCGGGCGCGTTCCGCCGCTTCCTCTCGGTGACGATCCCCTCGGTGCGCGGCGCGATGCTCCTCATCGCGGTGCTCATCGCGGTATCGGCCATGAGGGTCTTCGCCGAGCTCGACGTGCTCTCCAAGGGCACCGGCGGCCCCGGCGGGTACGACCTGTCGCTGGTGATGCTGATCCGCCAGGTCGGATCCGGACTCAACGGCAACATCGGCTACGCCTCCGCGATCAGCGTCGCCCTCTTCCTGCTCACCCTGCTTCCGATGGCCGCGATCGCGTTCATGAACCGCGAGAAGAAGGCGAAGGTCTCCGCATGA
- a CDS encoding ABC transporter substrate-binding protein, which translates to MKVPARIVALATFTIGAMALAGCTGGGAPTGASGPIDTSGELSGTIQFQTWSLKNEKFTPYFEDLIDAFEKEHPDVTVEWLDQPGDGYQEKILSQANADTLPDVLNLPPDIAYPLVAAGKLVDLETADPELKSSYNAGAWEAYSQYPGMEGTYGLPWYLSSDASWWNLAQLAPFGVTEANLPTTVDELLTLAEKVADESGGKVQLLSSIPALDTFTSAGMEVIDDDGEFDFNTDEAAAIIQKFADAYAAGAMPAEALTGDYGGNAEAYIQEKVAFTTGGTGFTTDLAKDAPALLENTVATQRLGIAPLYVQGLNVSADSDNKEAALAFAEFATSEENQIAFSSLAVGTAPGTSAGGDDVVANISSSITDEKQLAAIDTVFAAMQDAKAIPFQWTSDMATYMTQQIALAVNGEADPKDQLDKIVEYANANRVDQ; encoded by the coding sequence ATGAAAGTTCCCGCACGCATTGTCGCTCTGGCAACATTCACGATCGGCGCCATGGCTCTCGCCGGCTGCACCGGAGGAGGTGCCCCCACCGGCGCCTCCGGTCCCATCGACACGTCCGGCGAGCTGAGCGGGACGATCCAGTTCCAGACCTGGTCGCTGAAGAACGAGAAGTTCACGCCCTACTTCGAGGACCTCATCGACGCGTTCGAGAAGGAGCACCCCGATGTCACGGTCGAGTGGCTCGACCAGCCGGGCGACGGCTACCAGGAGAAGATCCTCAGCCAGGCGAACGCCGACACTCTTCCCGACGTGCTCAACCTGCCGCCGGACATCGCATATCCGCTCGTCGCCGCCGGCAAGCTGGTCGACCTGGAGACGGCCGACCCCGAGCTGAAATCCTCCTACAACGCCGGCGCCTGGGAGGCCTACAGCCAGTACCCCGGGATGGAGGGCACCTACGGCCTGCCGTGGTACCTGTCCAGCGACGCGTCGTGGTGGAACCTCGCCCAGCTCGCGCCCTTCGGCGTGACCGAGGCGAACCTGCCCACCACGGTCGATGAACTCCTCACCCTCGCCGAGAAGGTCGCCGACGAGTCCGGCGGCAAGGTGCAGCTGCTGTCGTCGATCCCCGCTCTCGACACCTTCACCTCCGCAGGCATGGAGGTCATCGACGATGACGGCGAGTTCGACTTCAACACCGACGAGGCCGCCGCGATCATCCAGAAGTTCGCCGACGCGTACGCGGCAGGCGCGATGCCCGCCGAAGCCCTCACCGGCGACTACGGCGGAAACGCCGAGGCGTACATCCAGGAGAAGGTCGCCTTCACCACCGGAGGCACCGGCTTCACCACCGACCTCGCGAAGGACGCTCCGGCGCTGCTGGAGAACACCGTCGCCACCCAGCGCCTCGGCATCGCGCCGCTGTACGTGCAGGGATTGAACGTGTCGGCCGACTCCGACAACAAGGAGGCCGCCCTCGCGTTCGCCGAGTTCGCGACCAGCGAGGAGAACCAGATCGCGTTCTCGTCGCTCGCCGTCGGCACCGCCCCCGGCACCTCCGCCGGCGGCGACGACGTGGTCGCGAACATCTCGTCATCGATCACCGACGAGAAGCAGCTCGCCGCGATCGACACGGTGTTCGCCGCGATGCAGGACGCCAAGGCGATCCCGTTCCAGTGGACCTCCGACATGGCCACCTACATGACGCAGCAGATCGCCCTCGCGGTCAACGGCGAGGCCGACCCGAAGGACCAGCTCGACAAGATCGTCGAGTACGCCAACGCGAACCGGGTGGATCAGTAA
- a CDS encoding glycoside hydrolase 5 family protein codes for MTQRRALDAPLRFGANYTPSKDWMHSWLDFTPDDVRRDFAALAELGLDHVRVFPLWTVLQPNRTLIREKAVDDVRAMVDIAAEFGLDASVDVIQGHLSSFDFVPSWLYTWHDRNMFTDPTALDGQVSLVRTLAGALRDAPNFLGLTLGNEVNQFSAHTHPSPWPVTTDEAGAWIAALLAAAEDAAPGAGHVHSEYDAVWYMDGHGFTPAHASRLGEMTTIHSWIFNGTAQRYGGRSVASDRHAEYLIELSRAFATDRQRPVWLQEVGAPSNCLDESEMPGFLEATLRSAVRTENLWGVTWWCSHDVSRELADFPELEYSLGLIDQSGAAKPIGRRFAELIPELRARAAAPVRDTAIVVEVDPHEVPVSRAALSPGGAVFQAWVDACVRGVDPAFVTSLAALDPAALASRGIRTLIRPDLSGDAVDPYGSVNTVVD; via the coding sequence ATGACGCAGCGCCGCGCTCTCGATGCTCCCCTGAGATTCGGGGCGAATTACACGCCGTCGAAGGACTGGATGCATTCCTGGCTCGACTTCACCCCCGACGACGTGCGTCGCGACTTCGCCGCCCTGGCGGAACTCGGACTCGACCACGTCCGCGTCTTCCCGCTGTGGACGGTTCTGCAGCCCAACCGCACCCTGATCCGTGAGAAGGCCGTCGACGATGTGCGCGCGATGGTCGACATCGCCGCGGAGTTCGGCCTGGACGCGAGCGTCGACGTGATCCAGGGCCACCTGTCGAGCTTCGACTTCGTGCCGTCGTGGCTGTACACGTGGCACGACCGCAACATGTTCACCGATCCGACCGCGCTCGACGGGCAGGTCTCCCTCGTGCGGACTCTCGCCGGCGCGCTGCGCGATGCTCCGAACTTCCTCGGGCTGACACTCGGCAACGAGGTCAACCAGTTCTCCGCGCACACGCATCCCTCGCCGTGGCCGGTCACGACCGACGAGGCCGGCGCCTGGATCGCAGCGCTGCTCGCCGCCGCCGAGGATGCTGCGCCGGGTGCCGGGCACGTGCACAGCGAGTATGACGCGGTCTGGTACATGGACGGGCACGGCTTCACCCCGGCGCACGCCTCGCGGCTGGGGGAGATGACGACGATCCACTCCTGGATCTTCAACGGCACCGCCCAGCGCTACGGCGGTCGATCCGTCGCCTCCGATCGTCACGCCGAGTACCTGATCGAGCTGTCCCGCGCCTTCGCCACCGATCGGCAGCGGCCGGTCTGGCTGCAGGAGGTCGGCGCTCCCTCGAACTGCCTCGACGAGAGCGAGATGCCGGGGTTCCTCGAGGCCACGCTGCGTTCCGCGGTGCGTACCGAGAACCTCTGGGGCGTGACCTGGTGGTGCTCGCACGATGTGAGCCGGGAGCTGGCGGACTTCCCCGAGCTGGAGTACTCCCTCGGCCTGATCGACCAGAGTGGCGCGGCCAAGCCCATCGGGCGCCGATTCGCCGAGCTGATCCCTGAGCTCCGGGCGCGTGCCGCGGCACCCGTGCGCGACACGGCGATCGTGGTCGAGGTCGACCCGCACGAGGTGCCTGTCAGTCGCGCGGCGCTCAGCCCCGGCGGCGCCGTCTTCCAGGCGTGGGTGGATGCCTGCGTGCGCGGCGTCGATCCCGCCTTCGTCACCTCGCTGGCAGCCCTCGATCCCGCGGCACTCGCGTCGCGCGGCATCCGCACCCTCATCCGCCCCGATCTGTCGGGCGATGCCGTCGACCCCTACGGCTCGGTCAACACGGTCGTCGACTGA
- a CDS encoding LacI family DNA-binding transcriptional regulator: protein MALGKRVTIADIARMAGVSPGAVSFALNGRPGVSDETRQRILSIVEENHWQPSSAARALVGARANTVGFALARPARSLGSEAFFTDLIAGIESRLSQSKVSLQLRLVGDIGEEMEVHRQWRSSNQVDGIILIDPRDDDPRSDRIAALDARAVLIGSKPSPEGAVPSVWIADDEVADTLFSYLAALGHTRITYVAGPADLEHTRLRAEVLERMSADGITGEVITTDFSPTRASAVTRTLLSGRQRPTAIVYDNDVMAVAGLRVAQEMGRVVPRDVSLASFDDSVIAGLINPSITAMTRDTFELGEQAATLLLQQIEADTTLPSTQGPTPTLSARESTAPPATA, encoded by the coding sequence ATGGCTCTGGGCAAACGCGTCACGATCGCCGACATCGCGCGCATGGCGGGGGTCTCTCCCGGCGCCGTGTCGTTCGCGCTGAACGGACGGCCCGGAGTGAGCGACGAGACGCGCCAGCGCATCCTCTCGATCGTCGAGGAGAATCACTGGCAGCCGAGCTCGGCCGCCAGGGCGCTCGTGGGCGCGAGGGCGAACACGGTCGGCTTCGCCCTGGCCCGCCCGGCCCGCTCGCTCGGGTCCGAGGCGTTCTTCACCGACCTGATCGCCGGCATCGAATCCCGCCTGTCGCAGAGCAAGGTCAGCCTGCAGCTGCGCCTCGTCGGCGACATCGGCGAGGAGATGGAGGTGCATCGCCAGTGGCGGTCGTCGAACCAGGTCGACGGCATCATCCTCATCGACCCTCGCGACGACGATCCGCGCAGCGACAGGATCGCCGCCCTCGACGCGCGCGCGGTGCTGATCGGCTCGAAGCCGTCTCCCGAGGGAGCCGTGCCCAGCGTCTGGATCGCGGACGACGAGGTGGCCGACACACTGTTCTCGTACCTCGCCGCCCTCGGGCACACCCGGATCACGTATGTCGCCGGCCCCGCCGACCTCGAGCACACCCGACTGCGCGCCGAGGTCCTCGAGCGGATGTCCGCCGATGGCATCACCGGAGAGGTGATCACCACCGACTTCTCGCCGACGCGCGCCTCGGCCGTCACCCGTACCCTGCTCTCCGGGCGGCAGCGTCCGACCGCGATCGTCTACGACAACGATGTGATGGCGGTCGCGGGGCTCCGGGTGGCGCAGGAGATGGGGCGGGTCGTTCCGCGGGACGTCTCGCTGGCGTCTTTCGACGACTCGGTCATCGCCGGGCTGATCAACCCCTCCATCACGGCGATGACCCGCGACACCTTCGAGCTCGGCGAACAGGCCGCCACCCTGCTGCTGCAGCAGATCGAGGCGGACACGACGCTGCCCAGCACGCAGGGACCGACCCCGACCCTCAGCGCCCGCGAGAGCACCGCCCCGCCGGCCACGGCCTGA